From the genome of Marixanthomonas ophiurae, one region includes:
- a CDS encoding M48 family metalloprotease has product MASRRSWKIRIFIGLAIVAFAFFKKCANTEENPYTGKEQTISMSTEKEIAIGLQSAPQMIDQYGGLYQDQSRQNYVDMVGAKLVNNSMAKDTPYQYEFHLLSDAETVNAFALPGGQIFITQALFSQLSNEDQLAGVLGHEIGHVLGRHSAERIAETEFWQTVSQGASVGADAGGLVAGIGQNVLLGNGRGDELESDDLGIKFMIDAGYNPREMIEVMRILKAAAGPNRLPEFKSTHPDPENRIEKIEEAIEKYGG; this is encoded by the coding sequence ATGGCTTCAAGACGCAGTTGGAAAATTAGGATATTTATTGGTCTGGCTATCGTTGCTTTCGCCTTTTTCAAGAAATGTGCAAATACAGAAGAAAATCCGTACACTGGGAAGGAGCAGACTATTTCTATGTCTACTGAAAAGGAAATCGCTATTGGGCTACAAAGTGCACCACAAATGATTGATCAATACGGCGGACTCTACCAAGATCAAAGCAGGCAAAACTATGTAGATATGGTGGGAGCAAAATTAGTCAATAACAGCATGGCTAAAGATACCCCGTATCAATATGAGTTTCATTTGTTATCAGATGCTGAAACGGTGAATGCTTTTGCGCTTCCAGGCGGACAAATATTTATTACACAAGCGTTGTTTTCTCAACTTAGCAATGAAGACCAATTAGCAGGTGTTTTGGGTCATGAAATTGGTCATGTACTGGGGCGCCATTCCGCAGAGCGAATTGCAGAAACCGAATTTTGGCAGACTGTTTCACAAGGAGCTTCCGTTGGAGCCGATGCTGGTGGTTTAGTTGCTGGGATCGGGCAAAATGTACTGCTTGGCAACGGCCGGGGAGACGAACTAGAAAGTGACGACCTAGGCATTAAGTTTATGATCGATGCAGGATACAATCCTCGTGAAATGATTGAAGTGATGAGAATTTTAAAAGCTGCCGCTGGCCCTAACCGCTTACCCGAATTTAAAAGTACGCACCCAGATCCGGAAAACCGAATTGAAAAAATTGAAGAAGCTATTGAAAAGTACGGAGGATAG
- the map gene encoding type I methionyl aminopeptidase has protein sequence MIIPKNNEEIELMREAALIVSKTLGMLAKEVKPGVTSLHLDKLAEEFIRDHGAVPGFLGMYDFPNSLCMSPNAQVVHGIPNDVPFKEGDIISIDCGSVKNGFYGDHAYTFEVGEVTPEVKKLLQVTKESLYVGIREFKKGNRVGDVGYAIQNYCEDHGYGVVRELVGHGLGRKMHEDPEMPNYGRRGRGKKFVEGMTVAIEPMINLGTRRIEQLKDGWTILTADRKPSAHFEHDVALINGKPELLSTFAYIYDALGIESDEENEFRQKELVL, from the coding sequence ATGATCATACCTAAAAACAACGAAGAAATCGAATTAATGCGAGAAGCGGCTTTAATTGTTTCCAAAACATTAGGAATGTTAGCCAAAGAAGTAAAACCCGGCGTAACCTCGCTTCACTTGGATAAATTGGCAGAAGAATTTATTAGAGATCACGGTGCTGTTCCTGGTTTTTTAGGAATGTACGACTTCCCTAACAGTTTATGCATGAGTCCGAACGCTCAGGTGGTACACGGTATTCCAAATGACGTTCCTTTTAAAGAAGGAGATATTATTTCTATTGATTGTGGCTCTGTAAAAAATGGTTTTTATGGTGATCACGCTTATACGTTTGAAGTGGGTGAAGTAACACCCGAAGTAAAAAAGCTATTACAAGTCACTAAAGAATCACTCTATGTGGGTATCCGTGAATTTAAAAAAGGGAATCGCGTAGGCGATGTTGGTTATGCCATTCAGAATTATTGCGAAGATCACGGGTATGGCGTAGTTCGCGAATTAGTGGGACACGGTTTAGGCCGGAAAATGCACGAAGATCCTGAAATGCCAAACTATGGCCGTAGAGGTCGTGGCAAAAAGTTTGTTGAAGGAATGACTGTTGCTATTGAACCGATGATTAATTTAGGCACGAGACGTATTGAGCAATTAAAAGATGGTTGGACCATATTAACTGCAGACCGTAAACCCAGCGCCCATTTTGAGCATGATGTAGCCTTGATAAATGGGAAACCAGAATTACTATCTACATTTGCTTATATCTATGATGCTTTGGGTATTGAAAGTGATGAGGAGAATGAATTCCGTCAAAAAGAATTGGTGCTGTAA
- a CDS encoding M15 family metallopeptidase, which translates to MKRKQFIKTSILSATALAVLPHLSFTAVQQQFTLNQLIGKGNPDIVGDSYTSKMHKEAKKAFLKMKKAAAEENIQIEVVSAYRSFERQKQIFEGKYNRFTNQGLSPTEAIEKIIEYSTIPGTSRHHWGTDIDIIDGNAPRPKNVLQPEHFHGTGPFCKLKSWLTENANSFGFYEVYTDNANRKGFKYEPWHFSYAPVSIPMLQEYKKLDVKDILQKEKIKGSEHFSEAFIEKYRSENVLDINPELLS; encoded by the coding sequence ATGAAGCGAAAACAATTTATAAAAACCTCGATACTTTCAGCAACTGCATTGGCTGTATTGCCCCACTTGTCTTTTACCGCTGTTCAGCAGCAATTTACACTTAATCAATTAATAGGAAAGGGCAATCCCGATATTGTGGGCGATAGTTATACTTCAAAAATGCATAAAGAAGCAAAAAAAGCATTTTTAAAAATGAAGAAAGCTGCTGCAGAAGAAAACATACAGATTGAAGTAGTATCTGCTTACCGAAGCTTTGAACGCCAAAAACAAATTTTTGAAGGAAAATACAATAGGTTTACAAATCAAGGTCTTTCGCCAACTGAAGCGATTGAAAAAATAATTGAATATTCCACTATTCCCGGGACATCTCGTCACCATTGGGGCACTGATATTGATATTATTGATGGGAATGCTCCACGACCTAAAAACGTATTACAACCCGAACATTTTCATGGAACCGGTCCTTTTTGCAAATTAAAAAGCTGGCTTACCGAAAACGCCAACTCATTTGGGTTTTATGAAGTCTATACCGACAACGCCAACCGAAAAGGTTTTAAGTACGAGCCTTGGCACTTTAGCTATGCTCCAGTTTCTATCCCTATGCTTCAGGAATATAAAAAGTTAGATGTAAAAGACATACTACAAAAAGAAAAAATTAAAGGAAGTGAACATTTTTCAGAAGCATTTATAGAAAAGTACCGTTCTGAAAATGTTCTTGATATTAATCCCGAATTACTTTCGTAA
- a CDS encoding T9SS type B sorting domain-containing protein yields MNLKLFCLLTILLFTSEFFAQNPNDCVNAIVICGDSNIGIDPTGVGFDEFSLPGNTQPPCYSFDSHTIWFKFIIEQTGTFTFDIIPDDGADYDFAIYGPQVTCTTLGNSIRCSSTNPEAAEVSANTGLNMEETDTEEGPGQDGNGYLKFIEAEAGDVYYLLVDRAVGSGGFSLFYNGTATLPENVTANPVEDLSKCDTDGTQDERTEFNLDSLKPQIIGTQTDVDVTFHESLNDANIGINPLASPYTNASNPQTIYARAERVNGCNDITSFSLLIGNPTLTEPEDVVLCSYGSTGEYVLDTIIPEVISDPTGYSFTYHNSQNEAENNSNPIGPTIEFSNTPKEIFVRVTDENDTICYSITSFSGYVNTIIPATKPSDIIVCDNDFDGTITVNLSEKNAEVLGNLSAEDFNIYYYRSEEDRVSDSNRIGETFQNTSNPQTIYVTFHEKSTGCFDYTEFEIVVSPKPDPVFDQPSYIYCLNDSEPIAISVQSGYKNYLWSTGEEGTDLNTIQANSPGTYSVTVTNEFNCTTTVSAEVFPSDIATITNVIIKDFNNQNNMITIEVEGPGDYEFALGDKMVYQDNPTFEGLSNGYYTVYVRDKNGCGVVSKEILVLDYPRFFTPNGDGYHDFWKIIGIDEFPVTKIYIYDRFGKLLKQILPEGPGWNGVFNGKALPASDYWFTIAFTDGRTFKGHFTLKR; encoded by the coding sequence ATGAACCTAAAATTATTCTGCCTTCTTACTATACTATTATTTACTTCAGAGTTTTTCGCTCAGAACCCAAATGATTGCGTAAACGCTATTGTAATTTGTGGTGATTCTAATATCGGAATAGACCCAACAGGGGTAGGCTTTGATGAATTTTCCCTTCCAGGCAATACCCAACCACCTTGTTATAGTTTTGATTCACACACAATTTGGTTTAAATTTATAATTGAGCAAACCGGAACATTTACGTTCGATATTATTCCCGATGACGGTGCCGATTACGATTTCGCCATATATGGCCCACAAGTAACCTGCACTACATTAGGCAACTCCATACGATGTTCGAGCACTAATCCTGAAGCTGCCGAAGTATCTGCAAACACTGGTTTAAATATGGAAGAAACAGATACCGAGGAAGGCCCAGGTCAAGATGGAAACGGGTATCTTAAGTTTATTGAAGCAGAAGCGGGCGATGTGTACTATTTACTTGTTGACCGTGCAGTTGGTTCTGGCGGCTTTAGTTTGTTCTACAACGGAACAGCCACCTTACCAGAAAACGTAACAGCAAACCCGGTTGAAGACTTATCCAAATGTGATACAGATGGCACACAAGATGAACGCACCGAATTTAACCTTGATAGCTTAAAGCCTCAAATTATAGGCACCCAAACAGATGTTGACGTTACCTTTCACGAAAGCCTGAACGATGCCAATATAGGTATAAATCCTTTGGCCAGTCCTTATACAAATGCATCTAATCCACAAACAATCTACGCTCGTGCAGAACGCGTCAACGGTTGTAATGATATTACATCCTTTTCACTTTTAATAGGAAACCCCACGCTAACAGAACCAGAAGATGTAGTACTTTGTAGTTATGGTAGTACCGGAGAATACGTACTAGACACTATTATTCCTGAAGTTATTAGCGATCCAACAGGCTATAGTTTTACTTATCATAACTCTCAAAATGAAGCTGAAAACAATAGCAATCCAATTGGGCCAACTATTGAGTTTTCAAATACTCCCAAAGAAATATTTGTTCGTGTAACCGATGAAAATGATACAATCTGTTATAGTATCACTTCTTTTTCAGGATACGTCAACACCATTATACCTGCTACAAAACCAAGTGATATTATAGTTTGTGACAATGATTTTGATGGTACGATAACCGTCAATCTTTCAGAAAAAAATGCAGAGGTTTTAGGGAATCTTTCCGCAGAAGATTTTAATATTTATTATTATAGATCAGAAGAAGATAGAGTTTCAGACTCCAACAGGATTGGAGAAACATTTCAAAACACAAGCAATCCACAAACCATATATGTTACCTTTCATGAAAAAAGTACCGGTTGTTTTGATTATACTGAATTTGAAATCGTAGTAAGTCCAAAACCAGATCCCGTATTTGACCAGCCTTCTTATATTTATTGTTTAAATGATTCTGAACCGATTGCTATTTCGGTACAAAGTGGTTATAAGAATTATTTGTGGAGTACTGGGGAAGAAGGAACAGACTTAAACACTATTCAAGCAAATAGTCCTGGCACGTATAGCGTTACCGTTACTAATGAGTTTAATTGCACGACCACCGTAAGCGCAGAGGTGTTCCCTTCGGATATTGCCACAATTACCAATGTAATAATCAAAGACTTTAACAATCAAAATAATATGATTACCATTGAGGTTGAAGGTCCTGGTGACTATGAATTTGCTCTAGGCGATAAAATGGTATACCAAGATAACCCAACTTTTGAGGGTCTTTCAAATGGATATTATACCGTGTACGTTCGGGACAAAAATGGTTGTGGTGTGGTTTCAAAAGAAATACTTGTACTTGATTATCCACGGTTTTTCACTCCAAATGGAGATGGATATCACGATTTTTGGAAAATTATTGGAATTGATGAATTTCCCGTTACCAAAATTTATATTTACGATCGCTTCGGAAAATTATTGAAACAGATTCTACCCGAAGGACCGGGATGGAATGGAGTTTTTAATGGTAAAGCCCTTCCTGCAAGTGACTATTGGTTTACTATTGCTTTTACGGATGGACGAACTTTTAAAGGACACTTTACTCTAAAAAGATAA
- a CDS encoding class I SAM-dependent methyltransferase, with the protein MQKLSTFFLNIIPRPLLIRLSYLVKPFVAFFLRGDNYTDPINGQSYRKFLPYGYEKVRENVLAPGTLSLERHRLCWLYLKNETSFFSSKLRVLHFAPEQAFYKRFRKMKNLKYITTDLNSPIADVKADICDLPFSNGEFDFIICNHVLEHIPDDATAMKELYRILAPGGTAILQIPLENDRKTTFEDDSITDPKERAKIFGQYDHVRIYGMDYFEKLTSIGFSVQALDYTKAFSEEEINTYRLAKGELLPVCKK; encoded by the coding sequence ATGCAAAAGCTATCTACTTTTTTTCTGAATATAATACCTCGTCCCCTATTAATTAGGTTAAGCTATTTGGTGAAACCATTTGTCGCCTTTTTTTTAAGAGGTGACAACTATACCGATCCTATTAATGGTCAATCCTATCGTAAATTTCTACCTTATGGCTACGAAAAAGTACGCGAAAATGTATTAGCGCCCGGTACGTTGTCATTGGAACGCCATCGATTGTGTTGGTTATATTTAAAAAATGAAACGTCTTTCTTTTCTTCAAAATTAAGAGTTCTTCATTTTGCTCCTGAACAAGCTTTTTATAAGCGTTTTAGGAAAATGAAGAATTTAAAGTATATAACTACAGACCTTAACTCCCCTATTGCAGATGTAAAAGCTGACATCTGTGACTTACCTTTTTCCAACGGTGAATTTGATTTTATAATCTGTAACCACGTATTAGAACATATACCAGACGATGCTACAGCCATGAAAGAGTTATATCGCATTTTAGCTCCAGGTGGAACAGCAATTCTGCAAATACCTTTAGAAAACGATAGAAAAACAACTTTTGAAGACGACTCTATAACCGACCCAAAAGAGCGCGCTAAAATATTTGGACAGTATGATCACGTGCGTATTTATGGAATGGATTACTTCGAGAAACTGACTTCAATTGGGTTTTCAGTTCAAGCGCTTGATTACACAAAGGCTTTTTCTGAAGAAGAAATCAATACCTACCGCTTGGCAAAAGGCGAATTGTTACCTGTTTGTAAAAAATAA
- a CDS encoding Na(+)-translocating NADH-quinone reductase subunit F — translation MSLPLTEQELHNLAMNIVGKDLEANGFEFLGVNSKLKKNPQFVALKNKDLHFIIVRATTYPEDANTYDPVFMQSIKAHADKFEAKTYYAGVGLGHGDDYAKPVIKDEDYTMVYNGLQEIV, via the coding sequence ATGAGCTTACCACTAACCGAACAAGAATTGCATAACCTGGCTATGAACATAGTAGGGAAAGACTTAGAAGCAAATGGATTTGAGTTTTTGGGTGTCAATTCAAAACTGAAAAAAAATCCACAGTTTGTAGCCTTGAAAAACAAAGACCTACATTTTATCATTGTTAGGGCAACTACTTATCCCGAAGATGCTAATACGTACGATCCCGTTTTTATGCAATCTATTAAAGCTCATGCCGATAAATTTGAAGCCAAAACCTATTATGCCGGCGTTGGTTTGGGGCATGGTGACGATTACGCAAAACCCGTAATAAAAGATGAAGATTACACTATGGTGTATAATGGTTTACAAGAAATAGTATGA
- the gpmI gene encoding 2,3-bisphosphoglycerate-independent phosphoglycerate mutase: protein MNKKVLLLILDGWGITQDPAVSAIEEAETPFIDSLYSKYPNAQLLTHGMNVGLPEGQMGNSEVGHMNLGAGRIVYQDLAKINLAVENDTLKEEPVLKEAFNYAKKHNEKVHFIGLVSNGGVHSHINHLKGLLTAADNEGIENMFVHAFTDGRDVDPKSGAGHIQDLQEHLKTTKGKLASVIGRYYAMDRDKRWERVKNAYDLLVFGKGQHSTNAVQSIKDSYAENITDEFIEPIVLTENETPVATIEKDDVVIFFNFRTDRGRQLTEALTQQNFPEYNMETLPLKFITLTNYDESFKNISVVYNKANIKETLGEVLEQNNKTQIRIAETEKYPHVTFFFSGGREKPFIGERRILCPSPKVATYDLQPEMSAYEIRDKIIPEINSKSADFICLNFANPDMVGHTGVFEAAIKACETVDSCSKSIIEAALKNDYTTIVLADHGNSETMRNPDGSPNTAHTTNPVPIIIVDNDIKTVEKGILGAIAPTVLKLMGVTKPESMTQDSLI, encoded by the coding sequence ATGAACAAAAAAGTCCTTTTACTCATTCTTGATGGATGGGGAATTACCCAAGATCCAGCTGTTTCTGCTATAGAAGAAGCTGAAACCCCTTTTATTGATTCTTTATATTCCAAATATCCGAATGCGCAATTACTTACCCACGGGATGAACGTTGGTTTACCTGAAGGTCAAATGGGAAACAGCGAAGTGGGCCATATGAATTTAGGTGCTGGTCGTATTGTATATCAGGATTTAGCAAAAATAAATTTAGCAGTTGAAAATGACACCTTAAAAGAAGAACCTGTTTTAAAAGAAGCTTTTAACTACGCTAAAAAGCATAACGAAAAAGTTCATTTTATTGGCTTGGTATCCAACGGGGGCGTGCATTCGCATATAAACCATTTAAAAGGGTTACTTACTGCGGCCGATAACGAAGGGATTGAAAATATGTTTGTTCATGCCTTTACCGATGGTCGCGATGTGGACCCTAAATCTGGAGCGGGACATATTCAAGACTTACAAGAACATCTTAAAACTACCAAAGGGAAATTAGCTTCCGTAATTGGCAGGTATTACGCCATGGATCGTGATAAACGTTGGGAACGTGTAAAAAATGCGTACGATTTGTTGGTCTTTGGAAAAGGCCAACATTCAACCAATGCCGTACAGAGCATTAAAGATAGTTATGCTGAAAACATAACTGATGAATTTATCGAACCCATCGTACTGACGGAAAATGAAACACCCGTTGCTACAATTGAAAAAGACGATGTCGTTATTTTCTTTAATTTTAGAACAGATAGAGGAAGACAACTTACCGAAGCATTGACGCAACAGAATTTCCCAGAATATAACATGGAAACGTTGCCTTTGAAGTTTATCACCCTGACTAATTATGACGAGTCGTTCAAAAATATATCGGTGGTTTATAATAAAGCGAACATTAAAGAAACGTTGGGCGAGGTTCTTGAGCAAAATAATAAAACCCAAATACGCATTGCGGAAACCGAAAAATATCCGCACGTAACGTTTTTCTTTTCTGGCGGGAGAGAAAAACCTTTTATTGGTGAACGTCGCATTCTTTGCCCATCGCCAAAAGTAGCTACGTATGATTTACAGCCCGAAATGAGCGCTTATGAAATTCGAGATAAAATTATTCCTGAAATCAATTCAAAATCGGCAGATTTTATTTGTTTAAACTTTGCTAATCCTGATATGGTGGGCCACACCGGTGTTTTTGAAGCCGCTATTAAAGCCTGCGAAACGGTTGATAGTTGTTCTAAAAGTATTATTGAAGCAGCTCTTAAAAATGATTATACTACAATAGTTTTAGCAGATCATGGAAATAGTGAAACCATGCGAAACCCAGACGGCTCACCCAACACCGCACACACGACAAACCCAGTTCCTATTATTATTGTAGATAACGATATTAAAACAGTAGAAAAAGGTATTTTAGGAGCTATTGCACCGACCGTTTTAAAACTAATGGGAGTTACTAAACCGGAATCCATGACACAAGATTCCTTAATTTAA
- a CDS encoding DUF1801 domain-containing protein: MENIHIQTNPKVEAVFNNYPNFIQKKLSNLRKLIVETAENTEEITNLEETLKWGEPSYLVKKGSTIRIDWKEKAPNQYAIYFKCTSKLVPTFKMVYKDIFAFEGNRAIIFQMDDTIPEIELKKCIKAALTYHKIKHIPNLGL; this comes from the coding sequence ATGGAAAATATACATATTCAAACAAATCCTAAAGTGGAAGCCGTTTTCAACAACTATCCCAATTTCATTCAGAAAAAACTATCCAACCTTAGGAAATTGATTGTTGAAACAGCAGAAAACACAGAGGAAATAACAAATTTAGAAGAAACTTTAAAATGGGGCGAGCCTAGTTATTTGGTTAAAAAAGGAAGCACCATACGGATTGATTGGAAAGAAAAAGCACCAAATCAATACGCCATATATTTTAAATGTACCAGCAAGTTAGTACCAACATTTAAAATGGTTTATAAAGATATTTTTGCTTTTGAAGGAAATCGAGCTATCATTTTTCAAATGGACGATACAATTCCAGAAATTGAACTGAAAAAGTGCATTAAAGCGGCTTTAACGTATCATAAAATAAAACACATTCCTAATCTAGGGTTATGA
- a CDS encoding thioredoxin family protein, with translation MKKIIFALTAITFIACSSSKDATKKETAMNTEKTEVTTKTPQMVSEKSSSEEINKTVPYKESVILLGKANRSGLKKAPFGSWFDKNFETYNIDEELVSKIAPLLKDVKITTFMGTWCGDSKRETPRLYKILDAANYNYDNFKLITVSREKDTPSGYEEGLNITNVPTIIFYKDGEEMGRFVEYAIESLEADVYAILSGADYKHAYEE, from the coding sequence ATGAAAAAAATAATTTTTGCCCTTACAGCAATCACTTTTATAGCTTGTTCTTCTTCAAAAGATGCTACTAAAAAAGAAACCGCTATGAATACTGAAAAAACTGAAGTAACTACAAAAACTCCCCAAATGGTTTCAGAAAAAAGTTCTTCCGAAGAAATTAATAAAACAGTACCCTACAAAGAGTCTGTAATTTTACTTGGAAAAGCCAATCGCAGTGGCTTAAAGAAAGCCCCTTTCGGCAGTTGGTTTGATAAAAATTTTGAAACTTACAATATAGATGAAGAACTTGTTTCTAAAATAGCACCGCTTTTAAAGGATGTGAAAATAACAACTTTCATGGGGACTTGGTGTGGCGATAGCAAGCGAGAAACACCGCGTTTGTACAAAATTCTTGACGCGGCTAACTATAATTATGATAATTTCAAATTAATTACTGTTTCGCGAGAAAAAGATACACCTTCCGGTTATGAGGAGGGATTAAATATTACCAATGTCCCAACCATAATTTTCTATAAAGATGGTGAAGAAATGGGTCGCTTTGTGGAATATGCTATAGAAAGTCTTGAGGCTGATGTGTATGCTATTTTAAGCGGTGCAGATTACAAGCACGCTTACGAAGAGTAA
- a CDS encoding FAD:protein FMN transferase, whose product MKYLLIIVSFFLLISCTENTQEEAHIEGKAFGTTYHIKYYSQEEFDAQKDIDSIVELVNESVSTYIPDSDISKINRGDSSIVVDNIFKDVFILSEEIHSKSNGYFDPTIGVLRNAYGFGDVKPLQEIDSTTLDSLMQFVGFDKVKLTSENTIQKKYSQIYFDFNAIAKGYGIDVIGSYLESRGVSNYLVELGGEVLAKGTNLSKQKPWTVGIEAINSDIDNRSFAETIPLKNQAMASSGNYRKFRVDSLTGKKYVHTINPLTGKAEQSDITSATVIAPTCALADAYATSFMALGLEKSEKLLQQLPNIEAYLSYNDSTGRAQVFKTAGFKDLKK is encoded by the coding sequence ATGAAGTATTTACTGATTATAGTATCCTTTTTCCTTTTAATTTCGTGTACGGAAAACACGCAAGAAGAAGCTCATATTGAAGGTAAAGCCTTTGGCACAACCTACCATATAAAATATTACTCACAAGAAGAGTTTGATGCTCAAAAGGATATTGACTCCATTGTAGAGCTTGTTAATGAATCGGTAAGCACGTATATTCCTGATAGCGATATTTCAAAAATAAATCGTGGTGACTCTAGTATAGTTGTCGATAATATATTTAAGGATGTTTTTATTCTTTCAGAAGAAATCCATAGTAAATCCAATGGATATTTCGACCCAACCATTGGTGTGCTTCGCAACGCGTATGGCTTTGGCGATGTAAAACCACTTCAGGAAATAGACAGCACTACTTTAGATTCGTTGATGCAATTTGTAGGCTTTGATAAGGTGAAACTTACTTCAGAAAATACCATTCAGAAAAAATATTCACAGATTTATTTTGACTTCAATGCAATCGCAAAAGGCTACGGAATTGATGTAATAGGAAGTTACTTGGAAAGCAGGGGTGTAAGCAATTATTTAGTTGAACTGGGAGGGGAAGTTTTAGCAAAAGGAACTAATTTATCAAAGCAAAAACCTTGGACAGTAGGGATTGAAGCAATAAATTCTGATATCGATAATCGAAGTTTTGCTGAAACCATTCCGCTGAAAAATCAAGCGATGGCTTCGTCGGGAAACTATAGAAAATTTAGGGTTGATTCTCTAACCGGAAAAAAATATGTTCATACTATAAATCCGCTCACTGGAAAGGCCGAACAAAGCGATATTACCAGTGCAACCGTTATAGCGCCAACCTGTGCCTTGGCCGATGCTTACGCCACGTCTTTTATGGCTTTAGGACTCGAAAAATCTGAAAAACTTTTACAGCAATTGCCAAATATTGAGGCATACTTGTCTTATAATGATTCAACAGGAAGGGCTCAAGTTTTTAAAACTGCTGGTTTTAAAGATTTGAAGAAGTAG
- a CDS encoding BT0820 family HAD-type phosphatase, with protein MITETLTIAIDFDGTIVEDQYPNIGKPKLFAFETLKKLQENGHRLILWTYRNGKTLDDAVAFCKEQGVEFYSVNKSFPEEKFDPKYSRKINADIFIDDRNIGGLLEWGQIYQQFIGEEKPVIQTKKKRKGWFPF; from the coding sequence ATGATTACTGAAACCTTGACCATTGCGATAGATTTTGACGGAACCATTGTTGAGGATCAATACCCAAACATTGGTAAACCCAAACTATTTGCTTTTGAAACGTTGAAGAAACTTCAAGAAAATGGACATCGGTTAATATTATGGACATACAGAAATGGTAAGACTTTAGATGATGCAGTAGCTTTTTGTAAAGAACAAGGAGTTGAGTTTTATTCCGTAAATAAAAGTTTTCCTGAAGAAAAATTCGACCCAAAATATAGCAGAAAAATAAATGCCGATATTTTTATTGATGACCGAAATATTGGCGGTTTATTAGAATGGGGACAAATATACCAACAGTTTATTGGCGAAGAAAAGCCGGTCATACAAACCAAGAAAAAGAGAAAAGGATGGTTTCCTTTTTAA
- a CDS encoding GNAT family N-acetyltransferase yields the protein MKLSFGIIPPSEILIIIPLLQKLEENTIPESVSRERVLAMSKENYECLGIYDLEKLIGICGLWFQTRHYAGKSMELDHVYIDNEYQSKGVGKKLMEFVTEYAVKKECNWLELNTYVHNFASHKFYYNQGFVAKGYHFVKEL from the coding sequence ATGAAGCTCTCTTTTGGTATAATTCCTCCTTCTGAAATTTTAATTATTATTCCTTTACTTCAAAAACTAGAAGAAAATACGATTCCAGAATCAGTTTCTAGAGAACGTGTTTTGGCAATGTCGAAAGAAAATTACGAATGTCTGGGAATCTACGATTTAGAAAAATTGATAGGTATTTGTGGACTCTGGTTTCAAACCCGTCATTATGCTGGTAAAAGCATGGAACTGGATCACGTATATATTGATAATGAATACCAAAGTAAGGGAGTGGGTAAAAAATTAATGGAATTTGTTACTGAATATGCTGTTAAAAAAGAATGTAATTGGTTGGAACTAAATACGTATGTACATAATTTTGCTTCGCATAAATTTTATTATAACCAAGGGTTTGTAGCCAAAGGCTATCATTTTGTTAAAGAGCTTTAA